The following proteins are co-located in the Clavibacter capsici genome:
- a CDS encoding branched-chain amino acid ABC transporter permease codes for MNTNFIFLAIGEIFSPTTAAYALATVGLVIHFGFTGLLNFGQAGFMAIGGYAFAITAVMYEWPVWASLLAAIVASTVFALILGIPTLRLRADYLSIVTIAAAEIIRLSVKTPEFSDVTGGSEGINGAAVGFNELNPLPEGRFGAGVLTYSADQWWIRIVGWGLVGIACLLVFLLMRSPWGRVLKGVREDEDAVRALGKNVYSYKMQALVLGGVFGGLAGVVFILPRSLQPDNYGTQLTFFLYTIMLLGGAATIFGPVIGSIIFWVTLSLSDGLLSLAVSNDWLPISSTQQGPIRFIIVGVALMLLVIFRPQGIFGKKKETHFA; via the coding sequence ATGAACACCAACTTCATCTTCCTGGCGATCGGCGAGATCTTCTCGCCCACCACCGCGGCGTACGCGCTCGCGACCGTCGGCCTCGTCATCCACTTCGGCTTCACGGGCCTGCTGAACTTCGGCCAGGCCGGCTTCATGGCCATCGGCGGATACGCGTTCGCCATCACGGCGGTCATGTACGAGTGGCCCGTCTGGGCGTCCCTCCTCGCGGCGATCGTCGCGTCCACCGTGTTCGCGCTCATCCTCGGCATCCCGACGCTGCGGCTCAGGGCGGACTACCTGAGCATCGTCACGATCGCGGCGGCCGAGATCATCCGGCTGAGCGTCAAGACACCCGAGTTCTCCGACGTCACGGGCGGCTCCGAGGGCATCAACGGCGCGGCCGTCGGCTTCAACGAGCTGAACCCGCTGCCCGAGGGGCGCTTCGGCGCCGGAGTGCTCACGTACTCCGCCGACCAGTGGTGGATCCGCATCGTCGGCTGGGGCCTCGTCGGCATCGCGTGCCTCCTCGTCTTCCTCCTCATGCGCAGCCCCTGGGGCCGCGTGCTGAAGGGCGTGCGCGAGGACGAGGACGCGGTCCGCGCGCTCGGCAAGAACGTGTACTCCTACAAGATGCAGGCGCTCGTGCTGGGCGGCGTGTTCGGCGGGCTCGCGGGCGTGGTCTTCATCCTCCCGAGGTCGCTGCAGCCCGACAACTACGGCACGCAGCTCACGTTCTTCCTCTACACGATCATGCTGCTGGGCGGTGCGGCCACCATCTTCGGGCCGGTCATCGGCTCGATCATCTTCTGGGTCACGCTGTCGCTCTCGGACGGCCTGCTCAGCCTCGCGGTGTCGAACGACTGGCTGCCCATCTCGAGCACCCAGCAGGGCCCCATCCGCTTCATCATCGTGGGCGTCGCGCTCATGCTGCTCGTGATCTTCCGACCACAGGGCATCTTCGGGAAGAAGAAGGAGACGCACTTTGCCTGA
- the guaB gene encoding IMP dehydrogenase, whose protein sequence is MDQSDPFGVIGLTYDDVMLLPGHTDVIPSEADTTSRLTRNISVAAPLLSSAMDTVTEARMAIAMARQGGLGVIHRNLSIADQAAFVDKVKRSESGMITNPVTTRPDATVAEVDALCGQFRVSGLPVVEADGTLVGIITNRDMRFVSPVQAATALVRDVMTRTPLITGRVGIDPDHAIAIFAEHKIEKLPLVDDDGKLRGLITVKDFDKSEQYPDATKDAEGRLRVGAAIGFFGDAWERALALVEAGVDVLVVDTANGDSKGVLDIIRRLKTDPATSHVDVIGGNVATRSGAQALIDAGADAIKVGVGPGSICTTRVVAGVGVPQVTAVYEASLAARAAGIPVIADGGLQYSGDIAKALVAGADTVMLGSLLAGCDESPGDLMFVGGKQFKSYRGMGSLGALQTRGTKTSYSKDRYYQADVPSDDKLIPEGIEGQVPYRGSLANVVYQLTGGLRQSMFYVGARTVGELKDRGRFVRITAAGLKESHPHDVQMVVEAPNYRR, encoded by the coding sequence TTGGACCAGTCCGACCCGTTCGGCGTCATCGGCCTCACCTACGACGACGTCATGCTCCTCCCGGGGCACACCGACGTCATCCCGAGCGAGGCCGACACCACGTCCCGCCTCACGCGCAACATCAGCGTCGCCGCGCCCCTCCTCTCCTCCGCGATGGACACCGTCACCGAGGCGCGCATGGCCATCGCCATGGCGCGGCAGGGCGGGCTCGGCGTCATCCACCGCAACCTCTCCATCGCGGACCAGGCCGCCTTCGTCGACAAGGTGAAGCGCAGCGAGTCCGGCATGATCACGAACCCGGTCACCACGCGCCCCGACGCGACGGTCGCCGAGGTGGACGCGCTGTGCGGCCAGTTCCGCGTCTCCGGCCTCCCGGTCGTCGAGGCGGACGGCACGCTCGTCGGCATCATCACGAACCGCGACATGCGCTTCGTCTCGCCCGTGCAGGCGGCGACCGCGCTCGTCCGCGACGTCATGACCCGCACCCCGCTCATCACCGGACGCGTCGGCATCGACCCGGACCACGCCATCGCGATCTTCGCGGAGCACAAGATCGAGAAGCTGCCGCTCGTGGACGACGACGGCAAGCTGCGCGGCCTCATCACCGTCAAGGACTTCGACAAGTCCGAGCAGTACCCGGACGCGACGAAGGACGCCGAGGGGCGCCTGCGCGTCGGCGCGGCCATCGGCTTCTTCGGCGACGCCTGGGAGCGGGCGCTCGCGCTCGTCGAGGCGGGCGTGGACGTGCTCGTGGTCGACACCGCCAACGGCGACAGCAAGGGCGTGCTCGACATCATCCGTCGGCTGAAGACCGACCCGGCCACCTCGCACGTCGACGTCATCGGCGGCAACGTCGCGACCCGCTCGGGCGCGCAGGCGCTCATCGACGCCGGCGCGGACGCGATCAAGGTCGGCGTCGGCCCCGGGTCGATCTGCACCACGCGCGTCGTCGCGGGCGTCGGCGTGCCGCAGGTCACCGCCGTCTACGAGGCGTCGCTCGCGGCGCGGGCGGCCGGCATCCCCGTCATCGCGGACGGCGGCCTCCAGTACTCGGGCGACATCGCGAAGGCGCTCGTCGCCGGCGCCGACACCGTCATGCTCGGCAGCCTCCTCGCCGGCTGCGACGAGAGCCCCGGCGACCTCATGTTCGTGGGCGGCAAGCAGTTCAAGAGCTACCGCGGGATGGGATCGCTCGGCGCCCTGCAGACGCGCGGCACGAAGACCTCGTACTCGAAGGACCGCTACTACCAGGCCGACGTGCCGAGCGACGACAAGCTCATCCCCGAGGGCATCGAGGGCCAGGTGCCCTACCGCGGATCCCTCGCCAACGTCGTGTACCAGCTCACGGGCGGCCTCCGGCAGTCGATGTTCTACGTCGGCGCGCGCACGGTCGGCGAGCTGAAGGACCGCGGGCGCTTCGTGCGCATCACGGCGGCCGGGCTCAAGGAGTCGCACCCGCACGACGTGCAGATGGTGGTCGAGGCGCCCAACTACCGGCGCTGA
- a CDS encoding cation:proton antiporter has protein sequence MHHGHDLIVLGLLFVLAYAFGQLGKRIGLPAIPIYMLVGLLASPNVDWFPLDFASGDIELIAVFGLILLLFNLGLEFDQDEFFGNAGKLIVSGGSYVLINMGVGFAFGFALGWGTREALVIAGMTATSSSAIVTKLLIELNRLANDETPMILGVTVVEDIFIAVYLAIVSVVLSGETEPWAVVGQLAISFAFLIVMFTVARKGGAFLSRFLRTRDVELFTVLFFGLAILFGGIGEVLGVTDAIGAFLIGLLLGATRVRNRIEQIAIPLRDVFGAFFFLNFGLALDPREFPTVVIPVLVAVVMTFTLNLIAGQFVAWLNGHGAQAGINTAFILQNRGEFALILATLSLSAGLDERIQPFAGLYVLVMAIMGPLLAANSVRIGTAVLPTRYRSATRRAAEKAARDAERAGALALFEAAERGDQAVVAAYDDGLAVAGSRQGTAARGTTPGTGPEAETTGAAVRADAAAGGPADGGDAHPAPDRRRAEQAGQQSDHDTWTPPTREREPDY, from the coding sequence GTGCACCACGGCCACGACCTCATCGTCCTCGGCCTGCTGTTCGTCCTCGCCTACGCGTTCGGCCAGCTCGGCAAGCGCATCGGCCTGCCCGCGATCCCCATCTACATGCTCGTCGGGCTCCTCGCGAGCCCGAACGTCGACTGGTTCCCGCTCGACTTCGCCTCGGGTGACATCGAGCTCATCGCCGTCTTCGGCCTGATCCTCCTGCTCTTCAACCTCGGCCTCGAGTTCGACCAGGACGAGTTCTTCGGCAACGCCGGCAAGCTCATCGTCTCGGGCGGCTCCTACGTCCTCATCAACATGGGCGTCGGGTTCGCGTTCGGCTTCGCCCTCGGCTGGGGCACGCGCGAGGCGCTCGTCATCGCCGGGATGACGGCGACCTCCTCGAGCGCCATCGTCACGAAGCTCCTCATCGAGCTGAACCGGCTGGCGAACGACGAGACGCCCATGATCCTCGGCGTCACCGTGGTCGAGGACATCTTCATCGCCGTCTACCTCGCCATCGTGTCGGTCGTGCTGAGCGGCGAGACCGAGCCGTGGGCGGTCGTCGGGCAGCTCGCGATCTCGTTCGCCTTCCTCATCGTGATGTTCACGGTGGCCCGGAAGGGCGGCGCCTTCCTGTCGCGCTTCCTGCGCACGCGCGACGTCGAGCTGTTCACGGTCCTGTTCTTCGGCCTCGCGATCCTCTTCGGCGGCATCGGCGAGGTCCTCGGCGTCACCGACGCGATCGGCGCGTTCCTCATCGGCCTGCTGCTCGGCGCCACGCGCGTGCGCAACCGCATCGAGCAGATCGCGATCCCGCTCCGCGACGTCTTCGGCGCGTTCTTCTTCCTCAACTTCGGGCTCGCGCTCGACCCGCGCGAGTTCCCGACCGTCGTGATCCCGGTGCTCGTGGCCGTCGTCATGACCTTCACGCTCAACCTCATCGCCGGTCAGTTCGTCGCGTGGCTCAACGGGCACGGCGCGCAGGCGGGGATCAACACGGCCTTCATCCTGCAGAACCGGGGCGAGTTCGCGCTCATCCTCGCGACGCTGTCCCTGTCGGCGGGGCTCGACGAGCGGATCCAGCCGTTCGCCGGCCTCTACGTGCTCGTGATGGCGATCATGGGGCCGCTGCTCGCGGCCAACTCGGTGCGCATCGGCACGGCGGTGCTGCCCACGCGGTACCGCTCCGCGACGAGGCGCGCGGCGGAGAAGGCGGCGCGCGACGCTGAGCGGGCCGGGGCGCTGGCGCTGTTCGAGGCGGCGGAGCGCGGCGACCAGGCGGTCGTCGCCGCCTACGACGACGGCCTCGCGGTCGCCGGATCCCGGCAGGGAACCGCCGCCCGCGGCACGACTCCGGGCACGGGTCCCGAGGCCGAGACCACGGGCGCCGCCGTCCGGGCCGACGCGGCCGCGGGTGGCCCCGCCGACGGCGGCGACGCGCATCCCGCCCCCGACCGGCGCCGCGCCGAGCAGGCCGGCCAGCAGTCCGACCACGACACCTGGACACCGCCCACCCGCGAACGGGAACCCGACTACTGA
- a CDS encoding branched-chain amino acid ABC transporter permease, which translates to MWALILAVAFACTALLLSAPSGAHADPRAAPQAVDPASAEQSLLVWVRADADKTGVAGVTVKVSGGGVETTGTTGPDGKAEVGLSAPGSFTVEVDTSTVPEGAGVPRAGSSPREIDVAAGNKNVPAFFFLSPDGAAAGSGGASPAPSASTGAGTSTSTGGETAAPDTETGTVTATAEPVTQNNFWKIFWPKVVTGLIFGLLLALAAIGLSLIYGTTGLNNFAHGELVTFGALMAYLFSNVLGLNPVLAIAITVVLGGAFGFVQDAAIWKPLRKRSLGLVPLMIVTIGLSLALRYLFQFIFGADRLTLPNSPAPFLVVGPVSLKFTDVAGAVVSIVLLLAVAYVLLYTKIGKATRAVSDNRSLAAASGIDVEGVIRVVWVGGAALAALSGVFIAYYQSLRWDTGASILLLVFSAVVLGGLGTAFGALIGSIVIGVFINVSTMVLPENMKYVAALVVMIVILLVRPQGILGRKDRIG; encoded by the coding sequence ATGTGGGCCCTGATTCTCGCGGTGGCCTTCGCCTGCACCGCACTTCTCCTCTCGGCCCCGTCGGGCGCCCACGCGGATCCACGCGCGGCGCCGCAGGCGGTCGACCCGGCGTCCGCCGAGCAGTCGCTGCTCGTGTGGGTCCGGGCGGACGCCGACAAGACCGGCGTCGCCGGCGTGACCGTGAAGGTCTCGGGCGGCGGCGTGGAGACCACCGGCACGACGGGTCCCGACGGCAAGGCCGAGGTCGGCCTGAGCGCGCCGGGCTCGTTCACGGTCGAGGTGGACACGTCGACCGTCCCCGAGGGCGCCGGCGTCCCCCGCGCGGGATCCAGCCCCCGCGAGATCGACGTGGCCGCGGGCAACAAGAACGTCCCCGCGTTCTTCTTCCTCTCCCCCGACGGTGCGGCGGCCGGATCCGGCGGCGCGAGCCCCGCGCCCAGCGCGAGCACCGGGGCCGGCACCTCCACCTCCACGGGAGGCGAGACGGCGGCGCCCGACACCGAGACGGGCACCGTCACCGCCACCGCCGAGCCCGTGACCCAGAACAACTTCTGGAAGATCTTCTGGCCCAAGGTGGTGACGGGCCTCATCTTCGGCCTGCTCCTCGCCCTCGCGGCCATCGGCCTCTCCCTCATCTACGGCACCACGGGCCTCAACAACTTCGCCCACGGCGAGCTCGTCACCTTCGGCGCGCTCATGGCCTACCTCTTCAGCAACGTGCTGGGCCTCAACCCGGTGCTGGCCATCGCCATCACGGTGGTCCTCGGCGGGGCCTTCGGGTTCGTGCAGGACGCGGCGATCTGGAAGCCGCTCCGCAAGCGCAGCCTCGGCCTGGTGCCGCTCATGATCGTCACGATCGGCCTGTCGCTCGCGCTGCGCTACCTCTTCCAGTTCATCTTCGGCGCCGACCGCCTGACGCTCCCCAACAGCCCGGCGCCGTTCCTCGTCGTCGGCCCGGTGAGCCTCAAGTTCACCGACGTCGCGGGCGCGGTCGTCTCGATCGTGCTGCTGCTGGCCGTCGCGTACGTGCTGCTCTACACGAAGATCGGCAAGGCCACCCGCGCGGTCTCGGACAACCGCTCGCTCGCGGCCGCGTCCGGCATCGACGTGGAGGGCGTGATCCGCGTGGTCTGGGTCGGCGGCGCCGCCCTGGCCGCGCTCTCCGGCGTCTTCATCGCCTACTACCAGTCGCTGCGCTGGGACACGGGCGCGTCCATCCTGCTGCTCGTCTTCTCGGCCGTCGTGCTCGGCGGACTCGGCACGGCGTTCGGCGCGCTCATCGGCTCGATCGTGATCGGCGTCTTCATCAACGTCAGCACCATGGTCCTGCCCGAGAACATGAAGTACGTGGCCGCTCTCGTGGTCATGATCGTCATCCTGCTCGTCAGGCCCCAGGGCATCCTGGGTCGGAAAGATCGGATCGGTTAG
- the guaA gene encoding glutamine-hydrolyzing GMP synthase: MSVDNPTNQRPVLVVDFGAQYAQLIARRVREANVYSEIVPSTITAEEIRAKDPSGIVLSGGPSSVYEEGSPGLDEGILDLGVPVLGICYGFQVMARALGGEVAHTGAREYGSTAVTLTPGSTLLDGQPDDQTVWMSHGDSVSKAPEGFEVLASSASTPVAAFASDERRLYGVQWHPEVKHSAHGQAVLENFLHRAAGIPGDWNSGNVIAEQVERIRAQVGDAKVICGLSGGVDSAVAAALVHRAVGDQLTCVFVDHGLLRHDERRQVEEDYVAATGVRLVTVDAAEQFLDGLAGVTDPEAKRKIIGREFIRSFEGAAEALVLEAKADGEPIRFLVQGTLYPDVVESGGGTGTANIKSHHNVGGLPEDLKFELVEPLRTLFKDEVRAIGRELGLPEVIVGRQPFPGPGLGIRIVGEVTAERLELLRKADAIARAELTAAGLDQEIWQCPVVLLADVRSVGVQGDGRTYGHPIVLRPVSSEDAMTADWTRLPYDVLARISNRITNEVDGVNRVVLDVTSKPPGTIEWE; this comes from the coding sequence TTGAGCGTCGACAACCCCACGAACCAGCGCCCCGTCCTCGTCGTCGACTTCGGCGCCCAGTACGCGCAGCTGATCGCCCGCCGCGTCCGCGAGGCCAACGTCTACTCGGAGATCGTGCCGTCCACGATCACGGCCGAGGAGATCCGCGCAAAGGACCCGTCCGGCATCGTCCTGAGCGGCGGCCCGTCCAGCGTCTACGAGGAGGGCTCGCCCGGCCTCGACGAGGGGATCCTCGACCTCGGCGTCCCCGTGCTCGGCATCTGCTACGGCTTCCAGGTCATGGCCCGCGCGCTCGGCGGCGAGGTCGCGCACACGGGAGCGCGCGAGTACGGATCCACCGCGGTCACGCTCACGCCCGGCAGCACGCTGCTCGACGGTCAGCCCGACGACCAGACCGTGTGGATGAGCCACGGCGACTCCGTGTCGAAGGCGCCCGAGGGCTTCGAGGTGCTCGCGTCCAGCGCGTCCACGCCCGTCGCCGCGTTCGCGAGCGACGAGCGTCGTCTCTACGGCGTGCAGTGGCACCCCGAGGTCAAGCACTCCGCGCACGGCCAGGCCGTCCTCGAGAACTTCCTGCACCGCGCGGCCGGCATCCCCGGCGACTGGAACAGCGGCAACGTCATCGCCGAGCAGGTCGAGCGGATCCGCGCCCAGGTCGGCGACGCGAAGGTCATCTGCGGCCTGTCCGGCGGCGTCGACTCCGCGGTCGCCGCGGCGCTCGTGCACCGCGCGGTCGGCGACCAGCTCACCTGCGTCTTCGTCGACCACGGGCTCCTCCGGCACGACGAGCGCCGTCAGGTGGAGGAGGACTACGTGGCCGCCACGGGTGTCCGGCTCGTCACGGTCGACGCGGCCGAGCAGTTCCTCGACGGGCTCGCGGGCGTCACGGATCCCGAGGCCAAGCGCAAGATCATCGGCCGCGAGTTCATCCGGTCGTTCGAGGGCGCCGCGGAGGCGCTCGTGCTCGAGGCGAAGGCCGACGGCGAGCCGATCCGCTTCCTCGTGCAGGGCACGCTCTACCCGGACGTGGTGGAGTCGGGCGGCGGCACGGGCACCGCGAACATCAAGAGCCACCACAACGTGGGCGGCCTCCCGGAGGACCTCAAGTTCGAGCTCGTCGAGCCGCTCCGCACCCTGTTCAAGGACGAGGTGCGCGCCATCGGCCGCGAGCTCGGCCTCCCCGAGGTCATCGTGGGGCGCCAGCCGTTCCCCGGCCCCGGCCTCGGGATCCGCATCGTCGGCGAGGTCACGGCCGAGCGCCTCGAGCTGCTCCGCAAGGCCGACGCCATCGCGCGCGCCGAGCTCACCGCCGCGGGCCTCGACCAGGAGATCTGGCAGTGCCCCGTCGTGCTCCTCGCGGACGTCCGCTCGGTCGGCGTGCAGGGCGACGGCCGCACCTACGGCCACCCCATCGTGCTGCGCCCCGTCTCCAGCGAGGACGCGATGACCGCCGACTGGACCCGCCTCCCGTACGACGTGCTCGCGCGCATCTCCAACCGCATCACGAACGAGGTCGACGGCGTGAACCGCGTCGTGCTCGACGTGACGTCGAAGCCGCCGGGCACCATCGAGTGGGAGTGA
- a CDS encoding GuaB3 family IMP dehydrogenase-related protein codes for MSDVEIGRAKRARRVYAFDDIAIVPSRRTRDPQDVSVSWSIDAYQFEIPFLAAPMDSVVSPATAIAMGRFGGVGVLDLEGLWTRYENPERLLEEIRSLPPESATARMQQIYAEPIKPELITARIAEIRAAGVVVAAALSPQRTADHYETVVAAGVDLFVIRGTTVSAEHVSKGAAPLNLKKFIYELDVPVIVGGAATYTAALHLMRTGAAGVLVGFGGGAASTTRSALGIHAPMATALSDVAGARRDYMDESGGRYVHVIADGGLGSSGDIVKAIAVGADAVMLGSTLARATDAPGQGYHWGAEAHHPELPRGHRVRVDQVAPLEQILYGPSTTADGSANLVGALRRAMATTGYSDLKEFQRVEVVVAPYGK; via the coding sequence GTGAGTGATGTAGAGATCGGCCGCGCCAAGCGGGCCCGCCGTGTGTACGCGTTCGACGACATCGCCATCGTCCCGTCGAGGCGCACGCGCGACCCGCAGGACGTCTCGGTCTCGTGGTCGATCGACGCGTACCAGTTCGAGATCCCGTTCCTCGCGGCGCCCATGGACTCCGTGGTCTCCCCGGCCACGGCCATCGCGATGGGCCGCTTCGGCGGCGTCGGCGTGCTCGACCTCGAGGGCCTCTGGACCCGGTACGAGAACCCCGAGCGCCTGCTCGAGGAGATCCGCTCGCTGCCGCCCGAGTCGGCGACCGCGCGCATGCAGCAGATCTACGCCGAGCCGATCAAGCCGGAGCTCATCACCGCGCGCATCGCCGAGATCCGCGCGGCGGGCGTCGTCGTCGCGGCCGCCCTCTCGCCGCAGCGCACCGCCGACCACTACGAGACCGTGGTCGCGGCCGGTGTCGACCTCTTCGTCATCCGCGGCACCACCGTCTCCGCCGAGCACGTCTCCAAGGGCGCGGCGCCCCTCAACCTCAAGAAGTTCATCTACGAGCTCGACGTGCCCGTCATCGTCGGCGGCGCGGCCACCTACACGGCGGCCCTGCACCTCATGCGCACGGGCGCGGCCGGCGTGCTCGTCGGGTTCGGCGGGGGAGCGGCGTCCACGACCCGCTCGGCCCTCGGGATCCACGCGCCCATGGCAACGGCCCTCTCCGACGTCGCCGGCGCCCGCCGCGACTACATGGACGAGTCCGGCGGCCGCTACGTGCACGTCATCGCCGACGGCGGCCTCGGCAGCTCGGGCGACATCGTCAAGGCCATCGCGGTCGGCGCCGACGCGGTCATGCTCGGCTCCACGCTCGCGCGCGCCACGGACGCGCCCGGCCAGGGCTACCACTGGGGCGCCGAGGCGCACCACCCCGAGCTGCCGCGCGGCCACCGCGTGCGGGTCGACCAGGTGGCGCCGCTCGAGCAGATCCTCTACGGCCCGTCCACCACGGCCGACGGCAGCGCCAACCTGGTCGGCGCCCTGCGTCGGGCCATGGCCACCACCGGCTACTCCGACCTGAAGGAGTTCCAGCGCGTCGAGGTCGTCGTCGCGCCGTACGGCAAGTAG
- a CDS encoding SURF1 family cytochrome oxidase biogenesis protein, with product MTHAPDHRTDADADARPGSRPAGADPAAPDAPGPTIGQVARRPRSIALLALALVIAAGFAALGQWQLARAVESGVVIERDTETALPLGTLAEPQGYVTDRSAGHMVTVTGSMVPGDFLVVSDRVNDGRTGAWVVGHLSITDDGSAADPSPDEVPASVPVALGWAATDDEAAAVAASLDADGGSAAGVQDIVGRFLPSEQPEPSGEGQDPQRMTRLSTAALVNLWTGDVGDVYNGFVVASTPVPGLAAIDSPPPSEAVQLNWLNIFYAAEWAVFAIFAIVIWYRTVRDTWTREQPGYREDDDDEDDDDPLPEGARDDASGAPRRGSRADADR from the coding sequence ATGACGCACGCACCCGACCACCGCACCGACGCCGACGCCGACGCGCGCCCCGGATCCAGGCCCGCCGGCGCGGATCCGGCCGCGCCCGACGCCCCCGGCCCCACCATCGGCCAGGTCGCCCGCCGTCCGCGCTCGATCGCCCTGCTCGCGCTCGCCCTCGTCATCGCCGCGGGCTTCGCGGCGCTCGGCCAGTGGCAGCTGGCGCGCGCGGTCGAGTCGGGCGTCGTCATCGAGCGGGACACCGAGACGGCGCTGCCGCTCGGCACGCTCGCCGAGCCGCAGGGCTACGTGACGGATCGGTCGGCGGGCCACATGGTCACCGTCACCGGGTCCATGGTCCCCGGCGACTTCCTCGTCGTCTCCGACCGCGTGAACGACGGCCGCACCGGCGCGTGGGTGGTGGGGCACCTGTCGATCACGGACGACGGGTCCGCCGCGGATCCCTCGCCCGACGAGGTCCCCGCCAGCGTCCCGGTCGCGCTCGGCTGGGCCGCGACCGACGACGAGGCGGCCGCGGTCGCGGCGTCGCTGGACGCGGACGGCGGATCCGCCGCGGGAGTCCAGGACATCGTCGGCCGCTTCCTCCCGAGCGAGCAGCCCGAGCCCTCCGGCGAAGGCCAGGACCCCCAGCGCATGACCCGGCTCAGCACGGCGGCGCTCGTCAACCTCTGGACGGGCGACGTCGGCGACGTCTACAACGGCTTCGTCGTCGCGTCCACGCCCGTCCCCGGCCTCGCGGCCATCGACTCGCCCCCACCGAGCGAGGCCGTGCAGCTCAACTGGCTCAACATCTTCTACGCGGCCGAGTGGGCGGTCTTCGCGATCTTCGCGATCGTGATCTGGTACCGCACCGTCCGCGACACCTGGACCCGCGAGCAGCCCGGCTACCGCGAGGACGACGACGACGAGGACGACGACGACCCGCTCCCCGAGGGCGCCCGCGACGACGCCTCCGGCGCTCCCCGCCGCGGGAGCCGCGCAGACGCCGACCGGTAG
- a CDS encoding cation:proton antiporter regulatory subunit has protein sequence MAEVRRVKLPGVGVLHTFITDDGGKVGVIAHRSGHSDLITFSEEQDGPDTQKVSLRLSEDEAHTLAELLGGTRITESLDKLDQIPGLSIDWFTVDYDDHIAGQALGNLASRGVVGLTVVAVVRGESANPAPSDDFTVYPGDTLVVAGSPEKVAKAFAFYRTGEFPHRPASGSAPDGG, from the coding sequence ATGGCGGAGGTCCGACGCGTCAAGCTGCCGGGTGTCGGCGTGCTGCACACCTTCATCACCGACGACGGGGGCAAGGTCGGCGTCATCGCCCACCGCTCCGGCCACAGCGACCTGATCACCTTCTCCGAGGAGCAGGACGGGCCCGACACGCAGAAGGTCTCCCTCCGCCTCAGCGAGGACGAGGCGCACACGCTCGCGGAGCTGCTCGGCGGCACGCGCATCACGGAGTCGCTCGACAAGCTCGACCAGATCCCCGGGCTCAGCATCGACTGGTTCACGGTCGACTACGACGACCACATCGCCGGCCAGGCGCTCGGCAACCTCGCGTCCCGCGGCGTCGTCGGCCTCACGGTCGTCGCGGTCGTCCGCGGCGAGTCCGCGAACCCGGCGCCCTCCGACGACTTCACCGTCTACCCGGGCGACACGCTCGTGGTCGCGGGCTCGCCCGAGAAGGTCGCCAAGGCCTTCGCGTTCTACCGGACGGGCGAGTTCCCGCACCGCCCCGCATCCGGCTCCGCGCCGGACGGAGGGTAG
- a CDS encoding DUF3817 domain-containing protein: protein MAYGLKRSDVPQIRRVLGFYRVMAFITGAFLLLLVVEMGFKYLPGFQFVDGSLQYLAGAGYELELNGPSGFLALSPADTLTGTNLSLIIQIVHGNIYVVYLISDFLLWQKMRWSFTRFILIAAGGVVPFLSFVVESRIARQVREVIAKLEAPRRASSPGDDQDPRPIDPTTTTEATT from the coding sequence ATGGCCTACGGACTCAAGCGCTCCGACGTCCCGCAGATCCGGAGGGTCCTCGGCTTCTACCGCGTCATGGCGTTCATCACCGGCGCGTTCCTCCTCCTGCTCGTGGTGGAGATGGGCTTCAAGTACCTGCCGGGCTTCCAGTTCGTCGACGGGTCCCTGCAGTACCTCGCGGGCGCCGGCTACGAGCTCGAGCTGAACGGCCCCTCGGGCTTCCTGGCGCTGTCGCCGGCCGACACCCTCACGGGCACGAACCTCAGCCTCATCATCCAGATCGTCCACGGCAACATCTACGTGGTCTACCTCATCAGCGACTTCCTGCTCTGGCAGAAGATGCGCTGGTCGTTCACGCGCTTCATCCTCATCGCGGCGGGCGGCGTCGTGCCGTTCCTCTCCTTCGTCGTGGAGTCGCGCATCGCCCGCCAGGTGCGGGAGGTCATCGCGAAGCTCGAGGCGCCGCGGCGCGCGAGCTCGCCCGGCGACGACCAGGATCCCCGACCCATCGACCCGACCACCACCACGGAGGCCACCACTTGA